The Bdellovibrio sp. ZAP7 DNA segment ACCCTGGGATCACTTCCCAAATAGACAGCGATTCCTGAACCCAAAGACCGTCCAAATAAGATGATATTTCCGGTGGGGTATCTCTCTTTCGCTTGCGCTAAAGTCGCTTCTGCAATTCGCAAAAGCTGCTCTTGTGAAGAAATTTTCCCGGAACTTTTGCCATAGCCCGGGTAATCAATCATCCACACATCAAAACCGGTTTGTTGCGACAGAGTCTGTCCTACCTCACCCCAGCCTTCTAGGGAGCCAGCATTTCCATGAAAATAAACGATCACACCGCGAGACTGTTCAGCTTTTAAGAGCAAACTGTGAACGCGGTCGTCGCCAGATTTTATGTAAATTTCTTCAAAGGAAATATTAAAGGGAAACTTGAAGTCCTCGGGGAGAGGTGAAGGGAAGAAGATCAATTTTTCTTGTTGGAAAAATACCAATGCGAGAATCCCAAAGTAAGAGGCCGCGCCGATTGTTGCGATCTTAACAAGGTAACTTTTTAAAGTTGAGACATCCACCGAGAACATAGGAAAAGTATAACCCAAGTCGCAGAGATAAAATTTTGAAATCTTATTTGGCTGTTGGATTCACTAGCTTTTGTTCCAAAATAATATCTTCGGGCTTTTTAATGTCACCCACCAGATCTCTATGGAGTTGGATTGCGATATCTCTTAGATGCTGTTCTAAAACCACGTTAAAGATTGTTTCTTCAGGA contains these protein-coding regions:
- a CDS encoding alpha/beta hydrolase, which gives rise to MFSVDVSTLKSYLVKIATIGAASYFGILALVFFQQEKLIFFPSPLPEDFKFPFNISFEEIYIKSGDDRVHSLLLKAEQSRGVIVYFHGNAGSLEGWGEVGQTLSQQTGFDVWMIDYPGYGKSSGKISSQEQLLRIAEATLAQAKERYPTGNIILFGRSLGSGIAVYLGSDPRVKALILETPYLSLIAMAKHRFPLIPAFLMKYPMQSSEWIPKVSAPILILHGNEDEVIPFTQGKELSAISKKAVFVEINRGHHNDLEEFPKFSDSIKGFLNQHTGSKDVR